The DNA sequence CGCGGTCAGCCCCTCGCGGGCCGCCCGCACCGCCAGGTCCCAGGCCGCCCGGACGGCCGGGCCGCCGGTGTACAGCGGGCGGCCGGAGCGGTCGTAGTAGCGCTCCGGATAGCCGTGGATGGCGGCGTTGTAGACGCCCGCCGCCGAGTCGGTGAAGACCGTGCCCGCCGGGGCCCGCTTCCGGTAGGCGCGGCCGGCGTCGAGGTACTTCCGCCAGTCGCCGGCCCACAGCCGGCCGACGGCCTCCCGGTCGGTGGGCAGCCCGGCCCGGCGGAAGAGGTCCTTGCGGTAGCAGACGGCGATCGGCCCGATGTCCGTGCCGAGCCCGACCGTGCGGCCGTCGGGGTCGGTGGCCTGGGCCCATTTCCACCCGAGCCAGTCGGCCCGGCGTACGCCCGGCGCCCGGGACAGGTCCTCCAGCCGGCGGCCCTGGCCCGCCGCCAGGTCGTGCAGGGTGCCGACCTCGACCGCCTGGACGTCCGCCAGCCCGCTGCCGGTCACCAGGTGCGTCAGGAACTGGGGGAAGTAGGTGTCGCTCCGCTCGATCACGTTCTCCTTGATCCGGATCTCCGGGTGCAGCCGCTCGTACTCGGCGTACAGCCCGGCCTGCCGGTAGCCGAAGACCCCGAAGGTGCCGACGGAGAGCGTGGTCCGCCCGTCGTCGTCGGCCGCGCAGCCGGTGAGCGCCGCGGCCAGGAGCAGCGCGGCCGCCAGTGCCGCCGGTGCCGCCCGTGCCCGTCGGGTCCGGGGGCGCCGTCCCTGGGTGCCGCCGCGCATGCCTCCTCCTGGTGCCGTGCCCGCCCCACCGGCCCACGGGAGGCGGCCCGCCAAGGGGCGTACCGCGCCGGAGCGTTGGGGGTTCCGGGACTGCCCCGAGACTCGCCGCAACCTGGCGTAGTGTCAAGGACGCGCTGCGTGACGTGACCTAGGGGGTGAAAGAGGCGTGGGGAGAGCTTCCGGCGTGTCGTGGTGGTGGGGCGGCGGGAGGCCCGGCACGGGCTGACGGCCATTCGGACGCGCGGACCCGCACACGGGCCGCGGCTGGAAACGCCGAAGGCCCTGACCTGGTTTCCCAGATCAGGGCCTTCGGCTCTGAGGGTGAGTAACGGGACTCGAACCCGCGACATCCTGGACCACAACCAGGTGCTCTACCAGCTGAGCTATACCCACCACGACCGGCGTTCGTTTCCGTGTTTCCCACCGGCCGAGAAGAAGTCTACAGGGTCCGGAGGGGTGCTCGCTCCCGGCTTTCGCCGTGCCGGGAGCGAGCTGCGTCACTCCGCCGGAATCCCCGTGGAAACCCCACGGGGATCAAGGCCGTACTACGACTGAACAGGAAGGACGTGCTTGGCCGCGATCGCCTTCGCCGTGTCGGAGTCCGGACCGGGCTGCGGCACGAAGATCGCCTCGCGGTAGTAGCGGAGCTCGGCGATCGACTCGCGGATGTCGGCGAGGGCCCGGTGGTTGCCGGCCTTCTTCGGGCTGGCGAAGTAGGCACGGGGGAACCAGCGCCGGGACAGCTCCTTCACCGACGAGACGTCGACGATGCGGTAGTGCAGGTGCTTCTCCAGCTCCGGCATGTCCCGCAGCAGGAAGCCGCGGTCGGTGCCGACCGAGTTTCCGCACAGCGGGGCCTTGCCGGGCTCCGGGACGTACTCGCGGATGTACGCCAGGACCTGCCGCTCCGCTTCCTCGAGCGTCGTCCCGCCGTCCAGCTCGTCGAGCAGCCCGGAGGCCGTGTGCATCTGGCGCACCACCTCGGGCATGGTGGTCAGGGCCTCGGCGGGCGGGCGGATGACGATGTCCACACCGTCGCCGAGGATGTTCAGCTCCGAGTCGGTCACCAGGGCGGCCACCTCGATGAGCGCGTCGGTCGACAGCGAGAGCCCGGTCATCTCGCAGTCGATCCACACCATGCGATCGTTCATGGAACTCACCCTACGGGGCGTTCCCGCTGGCCGGGCAGGTGCGGGCTGTACAGGTCGGACTCCGGCTTGCCCGGTTCGACGGCGCCCGGACCGTGT is a window from the Streptomyces mobaraensis genome containing:
- a CDS encoding ABC transporter substrate-binding protein — encoded protein: MRGGTQGRRPRTRRARAAPAALAAALLLAAALTGCAADDDGRTTLSVGTFGVFGYRQAGLYAEYERLHPEIRIKENVIERSDTYFPQFLTHLVTGSGLADVQAVEVGTLHDLAAGQGRRLEDLSRAPGVRRADWLGWKWAQATDPDGRTVGLGTDIGPIAVCYRKDLFRRAGLPTDREAVGRLWAGDWRKYLDAGRAYRKRAPAGTVFTDSAAGVYNAAIHGYPERYYDRSGRPLYTGGPAVRAAWDLAVRAAREGLTARLRQFEKPWDQAYANGRFATVACPPWMLGYIKEKSGDAGRGLWDVAPAPRPASWGGSFLTVPKAARHRAQAVALAAWLTAPAQQARLFARQSSFPSTPASYGMPELRDARNPYFGGAPVARIFARAAQGAPTLVIGPHEQQIGTAFTDVGIPQVEQQGRDPRAAWAAAQKEIHNAVDE
- the orn gene encoding oligoribonuclease, which gives rise to MNDRMVWIDCEMTGLSLSTDALIEVAALVTDSELNILGDGVDIVIRPPAEALTTMPEVVRQMHTASGLLDELDGGTTLEEAERQVLAYIREYVPEPGKAPLCGNSVGTDRGFLLRDMPELEKHLHYRIVDVSSVKELSRRWFPRAYFASPKKAGNHRALADIRESIAELRYYREAIFVPQPGPDSDTAKAIAAKHVLPVQS